The Procambarus clarkii isolate CNS0578487 chromosome 57, FALCON_Pclarkii_2.0, whole genome shotgun sequence genome has a segment encoding these proteins:
- the LOC138353345 gene encoding BTB/POZ domain-containing protein KCTD16-like: MATNGAATNSSSSSASSNSGQPTAEQQLQQAGQGMNSIVQVFPPIVELNVGGVFYTTALTTLQREPDSLLGQMFSGKSKTPVLRDSKGKFFVDRDGVLFRYILDFLRNQKLVLPENFSERERLKKEADFFQLQEMIDSLTLPKSLSPVDPAYSVRTSVGTITVSYRGTFAFGRDGLADVKFRKLSRILVCGRVTLCREVFGETLNESRDPDRGAIDRYTARFFLKHTFLEQAFDMLVLAGYKCCGSCGNSTAGGIMVDKKPGMDNEEDRWNHYNEFVWVRE, translated from the coding sequence ATGGCCACCAACGGTGCCGCTACTaacagctcctcctcctccgcctcctctAACAGTGGCCAACCCACAGCGGAGCAGCAGTTGCAGCAGGCAGGACAGGGCATGAATTCCATCGTACAGGTTTTCCCGCCCATTGTGGAACTGAACGTGGGAGGCGTGTTCTACACCACGGCCCTGACCACACTACAGCGGGAACCTGACAGCTTACTCGGCCAGATGTTCAGTGGGAAGTCCAAGACGCCGGTTCTGCGGGACTCCAAAGGCAAGTTTTTCGTAGATCGCGACGGTGTGCTCTTCAGGTACATCCTCGATTTCTTACGGAACCAGAAGCTCGTGTTACCCGAGAACTTTAGTGAGCGCGAGAGACTTAAGAAGGAGGCAGATTTCTTTCAACTGCAGGAAATGATAGATTCTCTTACGCTGCCCAAGTCCCTTAGTCCTGTAGATCCCGCTTACTCAGTCCGGACCTCCGTTGGTACCATTACGGTCAGCTACCGCGGGACTTTCGCTTTTGGGCGCGACGGACTCGCTGACGTCAAATTTCGAAAGCTGAGTCGTATCCTCGTGTGCGGTCGAGTGACGCTATGTCGTGAAGTCTTCGGTGAAACACTGAATGAATCGCGAGACCCCGATCGCGGTGCCATAGATCGCTACACCGCACGCTTCTTTTTGAAGCACACTTTTCTGGAACAGGCTTTCGACATGCTGGTCCTGGCCGGCTACAAGTGTTGTGGTTCCTGCGGCAACAGCACCGCAGGCGGCATCATGGTGGATAAGAAGCCGGGTATGGACAATGAGGAAGACCGTTGGAATCACTACAACGAATTCGTGTGGGTGAGAGAATAA